A window of Metabacillus sp. B2-18 contains these coding sequences:
- a CDS encoding aminotransferase family protein, which translates to MIDTNKIEELTELDKKHFLHPTSPIGQQQKEGPSFIFTEGNGVFLTDMKGNKLIDGMSSLWNVNIGHGREEISDVAKEQMKKLAFSSCFATFSNEPAIRLAAKLAEIAPGDLSTTFFTSGGSESNDTAYKLARHYWVLKGKPNKQKIISRTKSYHGVSMGATSATGLKPFRDFTTSIAPDFHYADHFSTESLRNVIEQEGPETVAAFIAEPVQGAGGVHIAPDGYFQEVREICDEYDILFITDEVITGFGRTGTYFGIDHYGVSPDMMCFAKGVTSGYAQLGGVMISETLHKEFKELSTGTLLHGYTYSGHAMACAVALKNIEIIERENLIENAALMGQEMLQGFQSLQEKHSVIGEVRGLGLMGAIEIVKDKQTNEHFESPLAPQLVNEAAKRGLILRSVVFDGQDTLVFAPPLIMTKADIDSLISILDDALTSVSKDAVKG; encoded by the coding sequence GTGATTGATACTAACAAAATTGAAGAGTTAACAGAATTAGATAAGAAGCATTTTCTTCATCCAACCTCACCGATTGGACAGCAGCAAAAAGAAGGTCCATCGTTTATTTTTACAGAAGGTAACGGAGTTTTTTTAACAGATATGAAGGGAAACAAGTTAATAGATGGAATGTCTTCTTTATGGAATGTTAATATCGGTCACGGACGTGAGGAAATTAGTGATGTTGCGAAGGAGCAAATGAAAAAATTAGCTTTTAGCTCTTGTTTTGCAACATTCAGTAATGAGCCGGCAATTCGTCTAGCAGCAAAACTAGCTGAGATTGCACCAGGAGATTTATCAACAACATTTTTTACATCAGGTGGATCGGAATCAAATGATACGGCTTATAAGCTTGCTCGTCATTATTGGGTCTTAAAAGGAAAGCCGAATAAACAAAAAATTATTTCTAGAACAAAGTCATACCATGGAGTATCAATGGGAGCTACAAGTGCTACAGGTCTAAAACCGTTTCGTGATTTTACAACATCAATTGCTCCAGATTTTCATTATGCCGATCATTTTTCAACAGAATCATTGCGAAATGTCATTGAACAAGAAGGACCTGAAACAGTTGCAGCATTTATCGCTGAGCCTGTTCAGGGAGCTGGGGGAGTCCACATTGCTCCTGATGGATACTTCCAAGAGGTTCGTGAAATTTGCGATGAATACGACATTCTATTTATAACAGATGAAGTTATTACTGGATTTGGGCGAACAGGAACATATTTTGGAATCGATCATTATGGTGTATCGCCTGACATGATGTGTTTCGCAAAAGGGGTAACAAGCGGATATGCACAATTAGGTGGGGTGATGATCTCAGAGACGTTACACAAAGAATTTAAAGAACTATCTACTGGAACATTGCTTCATGGTTATACGTACAGCGGTCACGCAATGGCTTGTGCGGTCGCACTGAAAAATATAGAAATCATTGAGCGTGAGAATTTAATCGAAAATGCGGCACTTATGGGTCAAGAAATGCTTCAAGGCTTTCAATCATTACAGGAAAAACATAGCGTTATAGGTGAAGTTCGTGGGCTAGGCTTAATGGGGGCAATTGAAATTGTAAAAGATAAGCAAACAAACGAACATTTTGAGTCACCGTTAGCACCTCAACTTGTTAATGAAGCAGCGAAAAGAGGACTCATTCTTCGATCTGTTGTGTTTGATGGTCAAGATACACTTGTTTTTGCCCCACCGCTAATCATGACAAAAGCTGATATTGATTCATTAATTTCCATCCTTGATGACGCGCTTACTTCAGTTTCAAAGGATGCTGTAAAAGGATAA
- a CDS encoding aldehyde dehydrogenase family protein — MKKQLFINGEWVGTESYKDLLSPYSNEKIAEIASATEEDVDKAIAAAYQTNETMAEMPAHQRASILEKVANLIEARAEEAAKIISAEAAKPYKTALGEVSRTVATYKFSAEEAKRIHGETIPLDAAVGGENRIAYTVREPIGVIGAITPFNFPMNLVAHKVGPAIASGNTVVLKPAEQTPLSSLFLADIFKEAGLPDGALNIVTGKGSVVGEKIVKDDRVKKISFTGSPEVGIGIRNKAGLKRVTLELGSNAAVIIDQGVNLDKIIDRCVMGAFSFQGQICISLQRVYIHESLYEQFVSKMVQATKQLKLGDPLDPQIDVSALISPRDVDRALAWIEEAKQGGAKVLTGGVAEGNVLQPTILTDVDAKLKVSCQEVFAPIVLINKVSSVKEAINYVNDSRYGLQAGIYTDNIHTALMATKKLHVGGVMVNDIPTFRVDHMPYGGVKESGVGREGVKYTIEEMTEQKLVVFNQA, encoded by the coding sequence ATGAAAAAACAATTATTTATTAATGGAGAATGGGTTGGAACAGAGTCTTATAAAGATTTACTTTCACCTTACAGCAATGAAAAAATTGCAGAAATTGCTTCCGCAACAGAGGAAGATGTAGATAAAGCAATTGCTGCAGCTTATCAAACGAACGAAACCATGGCTGAAATGCCAGCACATCAGCGGGCTTCTATTTTAGAAAAGGTGGCAAATCTTATTGAAGCACGTGCAGAAGAAGCGGCTAAAATCATTTCTGCAGAAGCTGCCAAACCATATAAAACAGCTCTTGGTGAAGTGAGTCGTACGGTTGCAACCTATAAGTTTTCAGCAGAGGAAGCGAAACGTATTCATGGAGAAACGATACCACTTGATGCTGCTGTTGGTGGAGAAAACAGGATCGCTTATACAGTTCGTGAGCCGATCGGTGTGATTGGTGCGATTACACCATTTAATTTTCCAATGAATTTGGTTGCACATAAAGTCGGTCCAGCGATTGCATCAGGAAACACAGTGGTGTTAAAACCAGCTGAACAAACCCCGTTATCTTCCTTATTTTTAGCAGATATTTTTAAAGAAGCTGGATTACCTGATGGTGCTTTAAATATTGTCACTGGTAAGGGTTCTGTTGTTGGAGAAAAAATTGTCAAAGACGATCGGGTGAAAAAAATATCGTTCACTGGAAGTCCAGAGGTTGGAATTGGTATCCGTAATAAAGCAGGCTTAAAACGAGTGACATTGGAGCTTGGTTCAAATGCAGCTGTAATTATTGACCAAGGTGTTAATCTTGATAAAATCATTGATCGTTGTGTGATGGGAGCTTTTTCCTTCCAAGGTCAGATTTGTATTTCGTTGCAACGTGTTTATATTCATGAATCATTGTATGAGCAATTTGTATCGAAAATGGTGCAGGCAACGAAACAACTCAAATTAGGTGATCCGCTTGATCCCCAAATAGATGTCTCAGCATTAATAAGTCCTCGTGATGTTGATCGTGCTCTAGCTTGGATTGAAGAAGCGAAGCAAGGGGGAGCAAAGGTATTAACTGGCGGAGTTGCTGAAGGGAATGTATTGCAGCCAACGATTCTAACAGATGTTGATGCTAAGCTGAAAGTCTCGTGTCAAGAGGTGTTTGCTCCAATTGTCCTTATTAACAAGGTAAGCTCTGTTAAGGAGGCCATAAACTATGTGAACGATTCACGATACGGGTTACAGGCAGGAATATATACAGACAATATCCATACCGCTCTCATGGCAACGAAAAAATTACATGTTGGTGGAGTTATGGTCAATGATATCCCAACATTCCGTGTTGATCATATGCCATATGGTGGTGTAAAAGAAAGCGGAGTTGGGCGCGAAGGAGTAAAATATACGATCGAAGAAATGACTGAGCAGAAGTTAGTTGTGTTTAATCAAGCATAA
- a CDS encoding APC family permease yields the protein MKQEKELKKVLTKADVLFLAIGAMLGWGWVVLSGNWIVSAGSVGAIIAFVIGGLLVTFVGLTYAELASAMPAVGGEHHYVERAMGSKAAFIASWAITLGYVSVVTFEAVALPTVIDYLLPNYQVGYLWTIGGWDVYLTWVLIGSVGAILLTALNYFGLKPAAFMQVVLTVFIVGIGILLIFGAGTNGDPQNLQPLFTGGVGGIMTVLIMVPFLFVGFDVIPQVAEEANIPAKDIGKILIFSVGCAVVFYLAIAFGVSMALDQEALSITQLATADAMAAVFGSKIFANILIFGGICGIVTSWNAFIIGGSRIIYAMANSGMLPNWFGYLHPKYKTPSNAVIFLGALATLAPLLGRPALVWIVDAGGLGIVVAYFLVALSFIILRKKEPNMDRPFKAGKQNAVGWIALILSLGFILLYMPGMPAALVWPYEWVMVAGWILIGAYFYYHMNKGKYEVSIPHNKDSKVHKNEL from the coding sequence ATGAAACAAGAAAAAGAGCTGAAAAAGGTCTTAACAAAGGCTGATGTGTTATTTTTAGCCATTGGTGCTATGCTCGGTTGGGGATGGGTTGTACTCTCAGGAAATTGGATTGTATCAGCAGGTTCCGTAGGAGCAATTATTGCCTTCGTTATAGGGGGATTACTCGTTACTTTTGTTGGTTTGACTTATGCTGAACTAGCATCTGCAATGCCTGCAGTAGGTGGAGAGCATCATTATGTTGAGCGGGCAATGGGAAGCAAAGCTGCGTTTATTGCGTCTTGGGCGATCACATTAGGATATGTATCAGTCGTAACGTTTGAAGCTGTTGCCCTTCCAACTGTTATAGATTATTTACTTCCTAACTATCAGGTTGGTTACTTATGGACAATAGGTGGATGGGATGTTTATCTTACATGGGTGTTAATTGGCTCTGTTGGGGCGATATTGCTTACGGCGCTTAATTATTTTGGATTAAAGCCAGCAGCGTTTATGCAGGTTGTTTTAACTGTTTTTATTGTTGGAATCGGGATATTGCTTATATTTGGAGCAGGGACAAATGGAGATCCACAAAATCTTCAGCCGCTTTTCACTGGTGGAGTTGGAGGGATCATGACTGTGCTCATCATGGTACCATTTCTTTTTGTTGGATTTGATGTTATTCCACAAGTTGCTGAAGAAGCGAATATTCCAGCAAAAGATATTGGGAAGATTCTTATTTTTTCAGTAGGGTGTGCGGTTGTTTTTTACTTGGCTATTGCTTTTGGCGTGTCTATGGCGCTTGATCAAGAGGCGTTAAGTATCACACAATTAGCGACTGCTGACGCAATGGCAGCTGTATTTGGGTCTAAAATATTCGCAAATATCTTAATATTCGGAGGAATATGCGGAATCGTTACCAGCTGGAATGCATTTATAATTGGAGGCAGCCGTATTATTTATGCCATGGCAAATTCGGGAATGCTGCCTAATTGGTTTGGATATTTGCATCCGAAATATAAAACACCTTCTAATGCAGTCATATTTCTGGGTGCTTTAGCAACATTAGCACCATTATTAGGAAGACCAGCACTCGTTTGGATTGTTGATGCTGGGGGACTTGGTATCGTTGTTGCCTACTTTTTAGTAGCTTTATCCTTTATTATTTTGCGTAAAAAAGAGCCGAACATGGACCGACCGTTTAAGGCTGGAAAGCAAAATGCTGTGGGTTGGATTGCTCTCATTTTAAGTTTAGGATTCATTTTGTTATACATGCCGGGAATGCCTGCTGCACTAGTTTGGCCATATGAATGGGTGATGGTAGCTGGTTGGATTTTAATAGGAGCGTATTTCTATTATCATATGAATAAGGGGAAATATGAGGTATCTATACCACATAATAAAGATAGTAAAGTACATAAAAATGAGCTATAA
- a CDS encoding sigma-54 interaction domain-containing protein, which produces MENHILNLVLDKIIETSNNNITITDHQGVILRSNPNHWSIYGIEANQYLGKSVYQLQKEGILSPSIHAMVLENKKTCQILQHTKTGKVVMATGFPIFNDQGNIICVISYSQDQTEIMNLQEEYERLQRKLVSYKTEVEELREKDAEQYGILFRSQSIEQIVKTIYRVSKTDATVLLLGPSGVGKSTFARMLHANSARKDEPFIEVNCSTIPETLFESEMFGYESGSFTGANKQGKQGLIEQAKDGTLFLDEIGELPLSVQAKLLRVLQEKKVMRIGGKEERHINFRLIAATNQDIESMVEKGEFRLDLFYRVNIIPLHIPPLRERKEDIPILLQHYVKSINEKYQLSKKLHSTTYDLFTQYDWPGNVRELENILERVMLTTDEEIIYPEHLPANIKKEHLSESVALPFIDHHIDEEHNLKKAVEQVEKRLLYKAMERCKTTYEMAEYLGISQPSIVRKLKQYSINMKDERKK; this is translated from the coding sequence ATGGAAAACCACATACTCAATTTGGTGTTAGATAAAATTATCGAAACATCTAACAACAATATTACGATTACAGATCATCAAGGAGTTATTCTACGGTCAAATCCAAATCATTGGTCAATCTATGGAATTGAGGCTAACCAATACCTAGGAAAATCTGTTTATCAGCTACAAAAAGAAGGCATTTTATCTCCTTCTATTCATGCAATGGTTTTAGAAAACAAGAAAACTTGTCAAATTTTACAACATACGAAAACGGGCAAAGTGGTTATGGCTACTGGCTTCCCTATTTTCAATGATCAAGGTAACATCATTTGCGTGATTAGCTATAGCCAAGATCAAACCGAAATAATGAATCTGCAGGAAGAATATGAGAGATTACAAAGAAAGCTCGTTAGTTATAAAACAGAAGTCGAGGAGCTTCGTGAAAAAGATGCTGAGCAATATGGAATTTTATTTCGCAGTCAATCCATTGAGCAAATTGTCAAAACCATTTATCGTGTATCAAAAACAGATGCAACTGTTCTTCTTTTAGGACCTTCAGGTGTAGGAAAAAGTACGTTTGCTAGGATGCTGCATGCAAACAGTGCTAGAAAAGATGAACCATTTATTGAGGTAAACTGCAGCACAATTCCCGAAACATTGTTCGAATCAGAAATGTTCGGCTATGAGTCCGGCTCTTTTACAGGTGCAAATAAACAAGGAAAACAAGGACTGATCGAGCAAGCAAAGGATGGCACACTTTTCTTAGACGAAATTGGAGAATTGCCTTTAAGTGTCCAAGCAAAGCTCCTACGTGTTCTGCAAGAGAAAAAAGTGATGAGAATTGGAGGAAAAGAGGAGAGACACATTAATTTCCGCTTAATTGCGGCGACAAACCAAGACATTGAGTCCATGGTTGAAAAAGGAGAATTCCGTTTAGACTTATTTTATCGAGTTAATATTATTCCGCTTCATATTCCTCCTTTACGTGAGAGAAAAGAAGATATACCGATTTTACTTCAACATTATGTTAAAAGTATTAATGAAAAATACCAACTATCAAAGAAACTACATTCAACAACGTACGACTTATTTACCCAATATGATTGGCCGGGAAATGTTCGTGAGTTGGAAAATATATTAGAACGGGTTATGCTTACAACTGATGAAGAAATCATTTACCCGGAACATTTACCAGCTAATATAAAAAAAGAACATCTATCCGAATCAGTGGCACTACCATTTATTGATCACCATATCGATGAAGAGCATAACTTAAAAAAAGCTGTGGAACAAGTTGAAAAAAGATTGCTATATAAGGCGATGGAACGCTGTAAAACAACCTATGAAATGGCCGAATATCTTGGCATCAGTCAGCCTTCCATTGTTCGGAAATTAAAACAATACTCTATAAATATGAAAGACGAACGAAAGAAATAA